Genomic DNA from Prunus persica cultivar Lovell chromosome G1, Prunus_persica_NCBIv2, whole genome shotgun sequence:
GTGCAAGCTTCGTCTGTCTTCATTTGGAAAAAAAGGACACGACCCGCCCAGGCCGCCTAGGTCCGCCCAGGCCGCCTAGGCCCATCCTAGATCCGCCCAGGCCTCCTAGTCGCCGCCTAGATCCTCCCAGGCAGCCTAGCCGCAGGCCTAGATTTCCCCAGACCGCCTAGATCCGCCCAGGCCTCCTAGATCCTCCCAGGCCGCCTAACTCCTTGGCGTCGGTGTCCTCCCGCCTAGcgcctaggccgatttttcgaaACTGCTCGAAACCTGGAACGGGCTTGCTCTGTGCCCTAGACGTTTGTAGTGACGAGTTCGAGTCCTCTATAACCAATCAACTGATGGTTTTGGTGACGAGTTCTGTGCTCTGTgcccgcgcggctatactctgtaaACATTCAAATTTACTGaaagcgtatagccgggcggctatactgtttaaatattttaatacgTGTTAATAGTTacgccgaacggctatacttttcaAATATTCGGATATATCTAGAcatatactctttaaatagaTTTATTTAtcgggtatagccgtgcggctatactatttaaaattataattttcttttttaaaatataaaattagtttctttaggtcaataaatagttttttttgtgagtaattaatattaattattttaattaactccataaattatattacttaataaatagtaattaactATATGATGAGTAATGTTTAATATCCAAATCAAATTTGAAGCCTAATTGGCTTCTACTTAACCCAACTTCCAATTACTAAGTATAGGACTACCACACTTATAAAGACTTCACTTTTTCATCTTTCTACTAATATGGGACAAAAATCcttgaatttcattcaaacttCCAACAAGTAGAACTATAAAGCATTAGCTATGATCCTTCTTGAACAAATAAGCAGTTTATCATTAACACCTATAGGTCCCTTAGTGCTGCCTCGCTGCAGGTCCCTAAAGCCAATCAACTACCACTCCCCTATCTTCTTTTGCAGTAATAAGACTCATGTAGGtgtgtatatttttttgtggTATTATTGAGAGCAATGTTATGTGCGTGGCAAGAGATTTTCTTTGACCTTTATCcctttatatatacaaatagaGATAAGATGCCTAGTATCACAAagctatattgggtataatagtgaatttcCCTTAAAACAATTGTTTggtttgtattaaattacatTCGAGTACATGCAAATGTGTAGTGAGTACAAGCACGCAATGCGGCTATGCAAATGGTTTCATCTTTAGTTCTTTTTTTGAATATAAGGGATAGTCTAAATTGCAAAGGGGAGGgaagtttctctctctctcacacacacacactaccaatGTGCTATGTGAATTCGAACCTGAGACCActagtctgcaagtcaagaccCCTTTCTACTAAGCTACATCCCGTTGATCTTTAGTTTTTACtacataagaaaaaaaaaaaaaaaaaagttacaacATGCAAGTTATGATGTGATTTACCCCACCCCCTTACACTTTCTCCCcataattattaataataattatatttaatggAAGAAGCAAGAAATTTAGCCCCAAAGTTCTCGATCTTTGTCCAAGTATCTGCCTCCTCCAACAGGTCTGATACCATTCATATCAAGAGTCCATTTCTCAAACGTACACCTCAAGAAATCATAATATCCTCCATGAAGAGAGAGCATCTCTTTCTTTGCTCTGTCTTCTATCCATGGGTATGTCCGTAAATTCAATAATGAACTATTGATTGATTCCTGTAATagaatgaaaatttttataataCCCCAAGGATGACCACATTTAAAGACTtgctctatattttttttaaaaaccaattGGTAACGAGTGGAAATTGCATGAATCTTTTAATATTCTCAGGCAATACTTTTAATTCCCCGTCCTGGGATTCACACTCTCAATAGAATCTGTTTTGTTGAATCGCCATTAGTTAGAAACAATCTATTGGTCGCATTTTAGGAGACGTTTAAAACCTTCCTCTTAGAAATTAATCACAAGTAAATAAGCCTAAGAAGAGTATCAAGTGGAAAGGACTCAAGGAGTACCTTCTCACAGTGTCTGCATTGCTGATCAAAGCTAAGGTGTGGTGCAACAGCTTTTGTTCTTAGTTTGGCAACTTTGGCATTGATAACCCAACTATGAGTTAAGCTACTGAAAGCAGAatcacagaaaaaaaaaattgcagcatttaaagaaaattgatgTCCTGAAAATACCATGTGAACAAAAGTGAGAAAGGATCAATTGTTAAGAAACCTTGAATCACCATCATCTTGCATTCTCATGAGGGTCTCAATTCCTGCACAGCTACTGTGGCCAATGACTAATATATTCTTAACCTGAAGTCAGCCATAAACATTTTGATCAATTTTCAAGGTCGCTAGCTCCATAACCCCGAATTTGGAGATGGATTCCGATTTTAAGCAAAGCACAGTTAAGTTATACATAAACACAGAGGTTGAAAGAGATTCGAGAGCAAGATGACATACTTCAAGAGTATTTACTGCAAACTCAAGGGCAGCATTAGTTTCTGATGCTTCATTCTGCAAAAGACAAAGGTTGATTTGAAGGATTTGAAGGATTATATTTCAGACTCGAGGTAATATGTCACGACTCAGGGAAGCGCACGCTTAATACATACCTCAAATGGGGGAACAAGGTTTGCTACATTTCTAATCATGAATGCTTCTCCAGGTTGAAAGCCTAGGATGTTAGAGGGACATACCCTAGAGTCTGCACAAGCAATCACCATGAACTGTTTTTGAACTTGTAAGTTTATTTATAtggaactgtccaatttcaagctGAACAGAAGCAAGAAGTATTAAAAACaagataaaaattaaatttgtatAATTACCTTGGGTGCTTGAGCTTGAGCTAGAGTTTGGAAATGCTCTGACTCTTTCCTGTTCAATATAGTATAATTACCACACAGACCAATATGCAATCAAGTTGTGTGTAACATTTAACTGCTACTTACAAAAATTTGTGCTTCTTAAAACTCAGAAACCTCTCTTTCATCTCACCAAACAAGTCAGGCCCATTATTAGCTTTTGACACATTTTCTCCTTCACAATTTGAACATTCATGGGCAAGTTCCATGGAATCACTTGAAGCCTCCAGCCTTCTAACTGGTTGTCTTCTGCAAAACGACAGCCGATCATAGCAGTTATGGTGGAGCTCTTAGTGGTATCATTATATATCTATAAGATTAAAATTCAAGAGTTTCCCTAGTCATgaatttctgttttcttttttgggtgaaaatgAATTTCCTCTTTTCAATAAAGACAGATTAAATCATATTTCTTGTGATCCAGATATTCAAACATGGAACTAAAATAATAGAGGTTgtgaggtaaaaaaaaaaaagaatgtgaCATTTCAAGCACAATAATTCATATCAAAGAGCAATGATTGGAAGATATACTTACTTGACTGAAGGCAGTAATTCTACATGGGTTCCTTGTTCAACTTCTGCAGAATTTGTCTAGGAATTTTCACatattaaagaaacaaaatctgGGTATCAGTAGTGACACAACCGATttgataataaatatatatattattgagaGCTTGAAACAAGTACCAGGTTTGAGGCAGAGGATTTTCTTCTGTAATTGCTACAGGTTGAGGAAGGTCTTACAGCTGCCATTGTTGAAAGAATCCGACGAGCTTTTGAGCCTGCAAttgtgaaaacaaacaaagattcATGAGTTTAATGATATACAGGTaagttggttggttggtttctGATAATACTTACGGATTGGGAAGACCATCTCTGTTCGTTCCCGCCTTCACATGCGGTCGGTCCAAAAAGATGAGTTTTTAGTtcaagaaataattttttatttttttattataatgaaATGTGAATACAATACAGAAAAAGGCTTCAATCTTATCCAATCCCGACCTGTAGTCATCCAGAGTTTGTAAAGTGACGTGGATATGCCTATTTGGAACTACATGATTTTTGAatgggaaaaataaatttagaatctgaaaaagaaaattctgaatttttaaattgacataCATCAATAATCTTATTtgaattcataaaaaaaaattaaaaattaaaaattaatcatatattacaattaaaaatttaaactaaACATAAGAGGTTATTGTTTGATTGTTTCAGtctgcttctttttttcctcaaagagaagaaaaaaaaaaaaaatctgatctCAGTatatctcatatatataaatccaaaaacaaaaaacaaaaaacaaaaaaatcctaCTGATTTTATTCCATGTAATCCAGGATCCAGGTTTCTGTACACCAACCCAAAATATGAGTTTCCCTTTTTGCCCTCACTACTTCCTTAATATTCATTCTCATCCTCATAAACCGACCCATAAACCCGAGCTCGCTTTTTCCCCAAAACCAACCGACCCGGCCCACAACCTGAGGCCCGATTCTCCACCACAGCCTTCAAAGCCCGCTTCAAAGCCCTAACCTCCTCCTCCCCGCCACCGCCGGCCCATTGCATCACAACCACATTCTTGGTCCGCCCCCCAACAGTCATCATCTCGGCCCGGATCGCCCTGGCCTGAACGGACCGGATCGCCTGGATCAAGTCCCGGTTCAGACCCGGCCTATCCTCGCAACACAGCGTCGCCTTCAGAAGCCTCGCCTCGCCGTCGCAATAGCTCACCGTGGCCTCGTCCGACTCGCCCGGAAACGGCCAGGGCTCCGAACCGGTGCTGCCACCGCAGCACGAGCCCCCGTCCTGTCGCGCAAGGTCACCAGCCTGCCTCCTCAGCTCCCGAACGTGCTGCACCACCTCCGCTAGCAACGACGCCTTGTCCGTCTGcgcataaaattaaaatcacgcCGAGTACAATTACCATAATGCCCCTATATTGAAATCGAAATAACGAGAAAGGGAgcatgttttggttttttcaccCGGGTGGTGTTGGGGAGGAGAGTGCGGAGGGTGGAGAGGTGGGTGTTGATACGCTGCCTGCGTCTCCTCTCGGCTTCCTTGTGGCTCTTGGATGCTTCTGCTGACCTGGAGGTCTCGGTCATGGAGGCTGCTGGGCTCAGGATGGAATCTGCGCCGTCCATCAGGTTGACCAGCGACGGGTCGTGTGCGTAGTGATTTTGATCAGACCAGCTCAGGAAAggaagcattttttttttttctctcgtAATGAAAATCAAGTGTTTGAGAATAAGAAGAGTTGGGTTTTGTTGGGTAGGTGTAGTTATAGGGAACTGGGGTgtactgagagagagagagagatgggtttgaagaagaagaagagagaaagtgagaggaagaagagcaAGTAGGAGTTGGGAGAAGTGAAGTGAACAAGAAAAACAGTGAGTTATTTGACttggtttttacttttttatttatttaccgCTGATGGGTTGATgagataataaataaataaataaaatattaaaatttaaacaagCGAACATGAATATAGATTATTtagataaataaaaggaaattaaagaaagaacatGGAAAACGTGAATCGAGGCAGGACTAGAAACTTGGAGAAAGGGCAAAAAGAGTGAAAGAGGGGAAGGGTTTGGAAGGGGACCAAGGGAATATTGTTAAAGAATCCGTGTGACATGTCCATGTTACCAAGTAtgtcaattttattattatttgaaagtTCAAGCATGTTACATTGTATTatccacccaaaaaaataaacatgtcATATtgtgattaaaataaaatcgCTTATAAGTTAACAAATAAAGGTTAACGTAGTAATACGTACTTTTCTTGCGAGTATTTGCGCATTTGGGAGGAGATCGAATCCAAGACCTAATCAACTTTAGTTTTTTCGAAGTCAAGAAGAAGTAACTTTTGAGCTTCAGTAAAATCACATTAAAGTTAACAAAAGTTTAACTAGTAATGGATTTGTTGTTGGTGCTCAAAACTAGATGATCAGTAGTGGGCTGAAACTTAAAGATGAGGTGTGATCTGATTTGCATTCAGTAAGAACTTCCCTTCGGCAAGCTGAGGATTAtctgcacagagagagagagagagggaaggaAAGAGCAGTAGATAAGACCTaagacaccggtgtggtgccagCTGAAAGTCCTTTGATGCTAAAGTTAGCCGAAGAATAGAGGAGTTAGCTATTGATAAAGTAAAGGCATAAGTGTCAAGTAGCTGTTACCTTGTACCTTGGAGGCAATGgactctatttatagaggtaTTTGTGTGTCCTCTTGATGTAAATTTTCGATGTGTGACTTGTGGGAGTAACCTAAAAGGCTGCCACATGTCCTAGCGAATATACCAGTAAAGAACCTGAGAGATTCCTACAAGATACCTTCTGGGAGGCTAAATTGATAGAAGGTGCCGAGGGTACCTGCCGACTGTCGATTGCGAACTTATGCACTGGGCCAGCCAATGTGGAATTGGTCGTGGGTGTCGAGGGCACCAACCGATTGTTGTAAGGCTGGGCTGGTTAGTGTGGGCTCTTGGGCCCTAATTGATGTAGAATCAGTAAGTGGTGTCGAGGGGCGACTACCAATTGTAATGCCAAATAGGCCAGCATGGGCTCCTGGGCCTTGCTTGGTGTCAGGTCCTTTCCACGTGTCATGGCATGAAAGGCCAGTCAGATATGATACAAACATTTGTAAAACCCCATTATCTAACCCACATAATCTTACAAAATTGATGTCATAATTGTgattaagaaaatattttatctGAACGAGCAATGCATATTTGGTttaatagtttttattttcgtttttACAGTGATGTAGCTTTGttgtaaggaaaaaaaaccattaatattaaactcaaaatttaaaaagaggaaacacatatataaacacaagataatgtagaaaaagaaaggagagtACAAAATTGAAGTTGATAGCTCTTAGCAATTAATCCAATAAGGTTGCGTGAACGGCGGCGGCAACAGCTTTTTTTAGGAGAATCAAAGGTGACAGCAGCGACATCATTAGCCGACAACCTCTTTTGCCTTCGCCTTCACTTTCCAGTTTCAGTTATTGCTTTTCTTGCCCTTGGTTTCACTTTCTCCCAACCTTTTCCTccttttgctctctctctctctctctctctctcctcttcttcttttttttttttctttaagaacTTACTGGTTTTCAAAAATAGCAAGGATCTAAACAATTGGAGATGACAATAGAAATAACCTAGGATCCTAGATTGCATCATCGACtaagaaaaatcaatcaaaatgtGATAATAAGAAAAACGTGGTAGCAAAGAATATACATTTGAACTAAGTGCAATTTCCTGAATGTTTGATCAATCAAGCATCATCAGCATCGCTTCCACCAATCTGAGTTTCCAGAGTTAAAGTAGTTGCTTCCATCAGGACCAAGAGTATGGAATGTCTCAAGGATAAATTTCCCTTCTTTGTACTACTTCTGGCTTTTCTCCCTTGCAGCCTCATATTTCCCAACCCACCATTGAACTACACGAAACACAAACAGTGTAATCGTGTTATCATGATCCACTCTTCTCTCTCCAAGTGTGACATTTACAAATTTATCAAAAAGATAAACCCTTTCATGTCTTCGGTTAAACGACTTAGAATTTTAGAAAGTATGTCATCAACAAGAGCAGGATGAGTTTTGCAGTGCTTGCAGCTAGATGTCTCCTTCAAGACTGATCCCAAACAACCTTCCCATGTCGTTACTTTAGAGTCTACATCTTTAGCTTTCTTAATTTCTCTTCCCGCAGTTACAAGGGAGCATAATAGCAGCAAAATAGATTCTGTGTTGCACtctcctattttattttattttttctttgtctaattgactttcttttatttatttatgtgagTTTTAGTTTTGAGGGCATTTAAGTCTATTTAATTGagtttttggctatttttaaAACTGACATTTATGAAAGTTGGGCgtaaattttggctattttttataaaaactcatTTGAGAAGGGGGGGCTTTCGCATGCATTGCCATTGCCAATATGCCAAAAAGGTTCAAATCTAAGATTATTAATATGCAAGTCAATGTCTTTTTCAACTGGGCTAAACCCCATTGACATGggcatattttaatttaggtCATGTTGCACAATTTGGATGTATCACTTCGTTATGTTACGTCTATCAAATCTTAGTTCATGTGTGAAGTTTTCAAGGGTAAACTGTCTTTTCAAAACATGAAATCtcatttaacccttatttggtcactaaaatttaaaaaaaatgatttaatGACGCTAAAATATTGTTTAAGTTTCAACAAGATTCatttaaaattgaagaaaatgttCTACTTTATATGTTCAACGTTGGGTAATAATTTGTCATTGGTGACGTGAATGTACATTATCAAGTGTTATTTGGGTTCAAACTGACCATTGGTCTGCAAGTCAATGCCCTTTCCACTCAACTAGCCCTCGTTGACTATGACACAACTGTATTTGAGTACGCAtcccacaatattttttttctagatATTAAGACGATATTTTACTGAGCATTAAGAATCATTAGGGTAAAGGAGGATCATCATTCCATAACATAATAAAACCATCAATAAATGTTACCAAGTTTCAAGCAATGAGCAACCTCGGTACACTGTTGTTCACCCCAAAAAGCATAGTTGTGGATTTTAAAGCCATGAAATTGATTGACCATAGCCAATTTTCACCCAAACAAACTGTAGAGAAAAGTATGATGAAGGtcacaaacaaaaacttaaataCACTACACTACCAATATATCTGATCATTTTGGTCCCtaaaattggagaaaaagtTTCCATGGCATGGTCTGTGTTGTCTCTTCTCTCCCTGTCATCACTTGGAAAAAACCCTTCGTTTCTTTTGCCTTAGGTTTTAACTGTGACCCAATATTAGTACTTCAATCTGTCCAGAAAtacatcaatttttttttcttataaaaaatttaattaaacaaaataaaattccaaagatTACCCATCTTGTGAGGACTGAGGATGCTAGGTGGACCCCACAAAGGCATGAATTGAAAACGTTGAGGGAGAGAGGAAGTAAGATCAACATCCCATCTCAGTAGGGCAGCCGACCAACAAGTGCTGAGAGTTCAGATTGTGATGCAGAAGAGAGCAGAGGTTGCAGtcataataaaaatttattcactATGGGCTATATGCAAATTACAACAGTTTTTATGAACATGACATCTGCCTATaggctctctgtctctctctatatatataaatagtgaTTCCACCATATTTCAGAGCATGCCATGCCTCTGGTTCTGGCTTCTGGCTTCTGGCTTCTGGCTTCTGCCTGGACCACACACCCTAAAATGGCTTTTGTTTGAACCCCATTATATTTGTGTAGGTCCTGCTGACAGTCCAAAACCTAGCTATAAGTTTTTTGGCTTTGCTAAGAGCTAAAAGCTTGAATGCTAACTTGAGCCATGCCAATGAATAAAGGAACTGCAGCAACTAATAACAAGAGCaataaagaaaccaaaaataaagtagCCAAGGTAAAAAACAAACTACGCAGGTGTAGCATGTTTTCAAGGGGCAAATATTGGCGTATGCATGGAATATGTTAATGAGAATGATAACATAATGATATAGTTTATTTagtttataaaaattacaatttatgGTAATGTATAAAACCACAATTTGGCAGTTAGTGTAACATTCCAATTCCCTGAAAACTGTGCTAATTTATTTTAACTAGTTATATATTGTCACAAGAGAACACAAACTATATTTCAAAGGTTAAAATagtaaaaatcaaaagaactGAACATTCATGGTTGAATGTTGTTTTAACGTTAAAACAAGTGTACCGCATCGTTATTGGTTTAATGGTATTTATCTTCCCAATATCGAAATAgttttttcaacaaaaaaaatatttatttatttattaaaaaatattggaagaaatttcaagtttgaaaCCTCCTAACCATCA
This window encodes:
- the LOC18791063 gene encoding beta carbonic anhydrase 5, chloroplastic isoform X1, with the protein product MVFPIRSKARRILSTMAAVRPSSTCSNYRRKSSASNLTNSAEVEQGTHVELLPSVKRQPVRRLEASSDSMELAHECSNCEGENVSKANNGPDLFGEMKERFLSFKKHKFLKESEHFQTLAQAQAPKFMVIACADSRVCPSNILGFQPGEAFMIRNVANLVPPFENEASETNAALEFAVNTLEVKNILVIGHSSCAGIETLMRMQDDGDSSSLTHSWVINAKVAKLRTKAVAPHLSFDQQCRHCEKESINSSLLNLRTYPWIEDRAKKEMLSLHGGYYDFLRCTFEKWTLDMNGIRPVGGGRYLDKDRELWG
- the LOC18791063 gene encoding beta carbonic anhydrase 5, chloroplastic isoform X2, which produces MVFPIRSKARRILSTMAAVRPSSTCSNYRRKSSASNLTNSAEVEQGTHVELLPSVKRQPVRRLEASSDSMELAHECSNCEGENVSKANNGPDLFGEMKERFLSFKKHKFLKESEHFQTLAQAQAPKFMVIACADSRVCPSNILGFQPGEAFMIRNVANLVPPFENEASETNAALEFAVNTLEVKNILVIGHSSCAGIETLMRMQDDGDSSLTHSWVINAKVAKLRTKAVAPHLSFDQQCRHCEKESINSSLLNLRTYPWIEDRAKKEMLSLHGGYYDFLRCTFEKWTLDMNGIRPVGGGRYLDKDRELWG
- the LOC18793831 gene encoding transcription factor bHLH30 produces the protein MLPFLSWSDQNHYAHDPSLVNLMDGADSILSPAASMTETSRSAEASKSHKEAERRRRQRINTHLSTLRTLLPNTTRTDKASLLAEVVQHVRELRRQAGDLARQDGGSCCGGSTGSEPWPFPGESDEATVSYCDGEARLLKATLCCEDRPGLNRDLIQAIRSVQARAIRAEMMTVGGRTKNVVVMQWAGGGGEEEVRALKRALKAVVENRASGCGPGRLVLGKKRARVYGSVYEDENEY